From the genome of Vagococcus entomophilus:
GAATTGGAAGAAGCAGGGTGGTTCGGATGTACTAAAGGAAATGCAAAAAGTTCAAGACAGTTCAGATAAATAATCTCGAATGAGAGAGAACGATATCGTTCTTTCTCATTCGTTAGGGGTGAAAAAATGGAAATACAACATAAAAAAATTAAAAAAAGAGTAACACGTAATGAACTACTCTTTATTGCAATGGTCATTCCAGGAATCGTCTTTTTACTTATTTTTTCTTATGCGCCAATGTATGGTCTTTTGATGGCATTTCAAGACTATATTCCTGCTAAGGGCGTATTTGGTTCAAAGTTTGTAGGTCTGGAACATTTCCAATATATTCTAAAACTACCAGATATTGCGCAAGTTACAAAAAACACGCTCTACATTGCGATTATGAAAATGATTTTTAACACGGTATTACCAATCACCTTTGCCATACTCCTCAATGAAATTCGAGTATTATGGGTGAAAAAATCAGTTCAAACCATCGTGTACTTGCCACATTTTTTGTCCTGGGTGGTATTGGCTTCGGTGGTGGTGAATTTGTTTAATTTAGATGGAACTATCAATCAAATATTGAACCAGTTTGGTCTGTCTAGTTTGAACTTTTTAGGTAGCAATCAGTTATTTCCAAATTTGTTGATTGGGACAGATGTTTGGAAAGAATTCGGTTATAGTTCGATTGTCTATTTAGCTGCTATAACGTCGATCGATCCGGGTTTGTATGAGGCTGCAACAATGGATGGCGCGACATGGATAAGAAAAGTCTGGCATGTCACATTGCCAGGGATGCTACCTTTTATTCTTTTATTAACGATTTTAAATGTTCCCAATATTTTAAACGCAGGTTTTGA
Proteins encoded in this window:
- a CDS encoding ABC transporter permease, translated to MEIQHKKIKKRVTRNELLFIAMVIPGIVFLLIFSYAPMYGLLMAFQDYIPAKGVFGSKFVGLEHFQYILKLPDIAQVTKNTLYIAIMKMIFNTVLPITFAILLNEIRVLWVKKSVQTIVYLPHFLSWVVLASVVVNLFNLDGTINQILNQFGLSSLNFLGSNQLFPNLLIGTDVWKEFGYSSIVYLAAITSIDPGLYEAATMDGATWIRKVWHVTLPGMLPFILLLTILNVPNILNAGFDQVYNLYSPIVYKSGDVLDTYIYRIGLIGRQYSLGTAVGLVKSVIGLVLIFGSNKFVEKKMNRVMF